One Streptomyces fagopyri DNA window includes the following coding sequences:
- a CDS encoding nuclear transport factor 2 family protein, with translation MSDLDVIFRRLDAIESIESIKQLKARYFRFVDEKRHDELAALFTPDAKIVTDGIAFGSPADFAGTVRDFIGAAPTVHHGHMPEIEITAQDTASGIWAMEDLLTFPAGENAPKGHNGYGQYRETYRRVDGNWLIESLSLTRFRKDPLENWTPDSV, from the coding sequence ATGAGTGATCTCGACGTAATCTTCCGCCGACTGGACGCGATCGAGAGCATCGAAAGCATCAAGCAGCTCAAGGCCCGCTACTTCCGCTTCGTGGACGAGAAGAGGCACGATGAGCTGGCCGCACTGTTCACCCCCGACGCCAAGATCGTGACCGACGGGATCGCCTTTGGCTCCCCGGCGGACTTCGCCGGCACGGTCCGCGACTTCATCGGTGCCGCCCCGACCGTCCATCACGGACACATGCCCGAGATCGAGATCACGGCACAGGACACGGCATCCGGGATCTGGGCGATGGAAGACCTGCTGACCTTCCCCGCCGGCGAGAACGCTCCCAAGGGGCACAACGGCTATGGGCAGTACCGGGAGACCTATCGGAGGGTTGACGGGAACTGGCTGATCGAATCCCTGTCGCTCACCAGGTTCCGGAAGGACCCGCTGGAGAATTGGACGCCGGACTCGGTCTGA
- a CDS encoding TetR/AcrR family transcriptional regulator, with amino-acid sequence MSEAMMVTWSIGNVRRGPRPRPDALINRERIMVATCEAFIEHGTSVSLDEIARQAGIGNATLYRHFPNRRELIRTVALALLSHTTDQAEAALAQEPTPFEAVQRFLHQAVDEHFAALCPMLADHADVRDPELVRTRSRLETAVSNLVEAAQQSGRLRPDINGADLTAAVAQLARPLPGVALGEGDHLVHRHLELLIGGLSVVPSDAVSHVAWCYRLSAHGGGTG; translated from the coding sequence GTGAGCGAGGCAATGATGGTGACCTGGAGCATCGGGAATGTGCGGCGGGGGCCCCGCCCCAGACCCGACGCGCTGATCAATCGTGAACGCATCATGGTCGCCACGTGCGAAGCGTTCATCGAACACGGCACGAGTGTCTCGTTGGACGAGATCGCTCGCCAGGCAGGTATCGGGAACGCCACGCTCTACCGGCACTTCCCCAACCGGCGAGAACTCATCCGCACCGTCGCACTGGCGCTGCTCTCCCACACGACAGATCAGGCCGAGGCCGCCCTCGCCCAGGAACCGACCCCCTTCGAGGCTGTACAGCGCTTCCTGCACCAAGCCGTCGACGAGCACTTCGCGGCGCTGTGCCCGATGCTCGCCGACCATGCCGACGTCCGCGACCCGGAACTCGTCCGCACGCGCTCCCGCCTGGAGACCGCCGTCTCGAATCTCGTCGAGGCAGCTCAGCAATCGGGCAGGCTCCGGCCCGACATCAACGGCGCAGATCTGACAGCTGCCGTGGCCCAACTGGCCCGGCCTCTGCCAGGCGTTGCTCTCGGGGAAGGTGATCACCTCGTCCATCGCCACCTGGAACTCCTCATCGGCGGCCTCAGCGTGGTCCCCTCGGACGCAGTAAGTCACGTCGCCTGGTGTTACAGGCTGTCGGCCCATGGGGGGGGGACGGGGTAG
- a CDS encoding protein-tyrosine phosphatase family protein: MVRPRGHGLLAVGMAALRGAGADILVCALPDAERAQLGLTDEPPLAAAAGLRFVALPITDFTVPSIPVVLPALRELAAELRAGAHVVAHCRCAIGRSSLIAVSLMILLDIPPEAAWAAMERARGTRVPDTEEQRAWTLEFFRLVSPGGQHPGRHRAAGPLERPSPSDPHHP, encoded by the coding sequence ATGGTCCGGCCCCGCGGTCACGGGCTCCTGGCCGTCGGCATGGCGGCCCTGCGCGGCGCCGGCGCCGACATCCTCGTCTGCGCCCTCCCCGACGCCGAGCGCGCCCAACTCGGGCTCACCGACGAGCCCCCCCTCGCCGCGGCCGCCGGGCTGCGGTTCGTCGCCCTGCCCATCACCGACTTCACGGTCCCGTCGATCCCCGTCGTGCTGCCGGCGCTGCGGGAGCTCGCCGCAGAACTGCGGGCCGGCGCCCATGTCGTGGCGCACTGCCGCTGCGCCATCGGACGGTCCTCCTTGATCGCGGTCTCCCTGATGATCCTCCTGGACATCCCGCCGGAGGCCGCCTGGGCGGCCATGGAACGGGCCAGGGGGACGAGGGTGCCGGACACCGAGGAGCAGCGCGCGTGGACGCTGGAGTTCTTCCGCCTCGTCTCCCCTGGCGGGCAGCACCCCGGCCGGCACCGCGCGGCCGGGCCGCTGGAGCGTCCGTCCCCATCGGACCCTCATCATCCGTGA
- a CDS encoding alpha/beta fold hydrolase, translating to MTVKNVQPNRPTLLLVHGAWHGSWCWDPLRAALDADSWTTRVLDLPSAGDESAGIHEDTQVVLRELSAIEGPVVVVAHSYGGVPVTQAVAQAPNVVHVVYLAAYQLEVGESLLGFHGAAVAAEPRGVTPPLGDPVRALYGDVPQVFAEAAAARLVPQSVKSFSEPVTRAGWHTVPSTYVVCELDQAVPSASQEDMASRADAVHRLPSHHSPFLSMPVECATLLTKIALEATS from the coding sequence ATGACTGTGAAGAATGTCCAGCCGAACCGGCCGACCCTGCTCCTGGTCCACGGAGCCTGGCACGGCTCCTGGTGCTGGGACCCGCTGCGGGCGGCGCTGGACGCCGACAGCTGGACCACCCGAGTCCTCGACCTGCCCAGCGCCGGGGACGAGAGCGCCGGCATACACGAAGACACGCAGGTGGTGCTGCGGGAACTGTCGGCCATCGAGGGCCCGGTGGTGGTGGTCGCGCACTCCTACGGCGGCGTGCCGGTCACCCAGGCCGTCGCCCAGGCGCCCAATGTCGTGCACGTCGTCTACCTCGCCGCATACCAACTCGAGGTCGGCGAGAGCCTCCTGGGCTTTCACGGAGCCGCGGTGGCCGCCGAGCCACGGGGTGTCACCCCGCCGCTCGGCGACCCGGTCCGGGCCCTGTACGGGGACGTGCCACAGGTCTTCGCGGAGGCGGCCGCCGCGCGGCTGGTGCCACAGAGTGTGAAGTCGTTCAGTGAGCCGGTGACCCGCGCAGGCTGGCACACCGTCCCGTCCACGTACGTGGTGTGCGAACTGGATCAAGCGGTGCCTTCGGCGTCGCAGGAGGACATGGCGAGCCGCGCGGATGCGGTTCACCGGTTGCCCAGCCACCACTCCCCGTTCCTCTCCATGCCCGTGGAGTGCGCGACGCTCCTCACGAAAATCGCTCTCGAAGCGACTTCCTGA
- a CDS encoding acyl-CoA dehydrogenase family protein, with translation MDSTTYANSLLTREVAGRAAALQPLLRELAAQGDADRVIPPAAVKALSEAGMFRLLTPARFGGLQADLRTLTAMSEAVGRADGSAAWVAMIISVTNWLACLFPDEAQEEVFGADPDARVTGVAAPTSVGERVPGGWHVSGRWAYNSGAPYATWAAVGSLLKSEHGEVADQALVLIPAADLAIDDTWYTAGMRGTASNTLIAQDVFVPEHRVLSVPAAAEGVYPRSSNGETLYGASFGPMLVLCLAGPLLGLGQAALDTVAAAADSKPLAFTIHGRQAESVGFQTQVAEAALKVETARLHIYRAADEVDTAAAQGPLDYPARAHIRAQAGYAVQEILGAIGILLNAHGSAAFAEASPLQRIWRDANTAARHAGLVPLVGLEVYGKTLLGVNDRVSLMV, from the coding sequence ATGGACAGCACCACGTACGCGAACAGCTTGCTGACAAGGGAAGTGGCAGGTCGTGCCGCGGCACTTCAGCCGCTGTTGCGGGAGCTGGCAGCACAGGGTGACGCCGACCGTGTCATACCGCCGGCCGCCGTGAAGGCTCTGAGCGAAGCGGGCATGTTCCGGTTGCTCACCCCCGCGAGGTTCGGGGGCCTGCAGGCGGACCTTCGGACGCTCACTGCGATGTCGGAGGCTGTGGGGCGGGCCGACGGCTCGGCAGCATGGGTCGCAATGATCATCTCGGTGACCAACTGGCTGGCCTGCCTCTTCCCGGACGAGGCCCAGGAGGAGGTCTTCGGCGCTGACCCCGACGCGCGGGTGACGGGTGTGGCGGCGCCGACGAGCGTCGGGGAGAGGGTTCCCGGCGGGTGGCACGTCAGCGGGCGCTGGGCCTACAACTCCGGCGCGCCGTACGCGACCTGGGCGGCAGTCGGCTCCCTCCTCAAGAGCGAGCACGGGGAGGTTGCCGATCAGGCGCTGGTACTGATCCCGGCCGCCGACCTGGCCATCGACGACACCTGGTACACGGCGGGCATGCGAGGCACCGCCAGCAATACCTTGATCGCCCAGGACGTGTTCGTCCCTGAACACCGGGTGCTTTCGGTCCCGGCTGCCGCCGAGGGTGTCTACCCCCGGTCGTCCAACGGCGAGACCCTCTACGGTGCATCGTTCGGCCCCATGCTCGTGCTCTGCCTGGCCGGACCGCTGCTGGGCCTGGGCCAGGCCGCTCTCGACACGGTGGCGGCCGCGGCCGATTCCAAGCCTCTGGCGTTCACCATTCACGGTCGGCAGGCGGAGTCCGTGGGCTTCCAGACGCAGGTCGCCGAAGCGGCACTCAAGGTCGAGACGGCGCGGCTGCACATCTACCGCGCGGCCGACGAGGTCGACACGGCTGCGGCCCAGGGCCCGCTGGACTACCCGGCCCGAGCCCACATCAGGGCCCAGGCCGGTTACGCGGTGCAGGAGATCCTCGGTGCGATCGGCATCCTGCTCAACGCCCACGGTTCCGCAGCCTTCGCCGAAGCCAGCCCCCTGCAGCGCATCTGGCGCGACGCGAACACCGCGGCCCGCCACGCAGGCCTGGTCCCCCTGGTCGGCCTGGAGGTCTACGGCAAGACCCTGCTGGGCGTGAACGACCGCGTCAGCCTCATGGTCTGA
- a CDS encoding DUF6461 domain-containing protein, giving the protein MNLVTAHDYAWIRTSPVFRHMTGSGYTLTLIRGWSPREVLRVMEAEPRGTGEGTAGLIEADDAHSAEVDYDYWDESYVAGAFSAPGENSDWTLVLGFDGGLGIAAPCLETLSKGGRVVAHSTNGGKPIHLFHWFEDGELRTTFEGPSARDGNTPDELVPLLREVGFPLTFEGEHDESAPDVDRKAAVLALAERLTGVRVTESLLQDATYELGLVPEQPAEEWTSVVIDITDAHGERLYREWAYEEIATASDRARAEADGPMVITYNRPSAIKGPSTAAADR; this is encoded by the coding sequence ATGAACTTGGTGACTGCGCACGACTACGCCTGGATCCGCACCTCACCGGTCTTCCGCCACATGACGGGGAGCGGATACACCCTGACACTGATACGGGGGTGGTCCCCGCGCGAGGTGCTGCGCGTGATGGAGGCGGAACCGCGCGGCACCGGAGAGGGAACGGCCGGGCTGATCGAGGCGGACGACGCTCACAGCGCCGAGGTGGATTATGACTACTGGGACGAGTCCTACGTCGCGGGCGCCTTCAGCGCTCCGGGCGAGAACAGCGACTGGACACTCGTCCTCGGATTCGACGGTGGCCTGGGGATCGCGGCGCCGTGCCTGGAGACGCTGTCGAAGGGCGGCCGGGTCGTGGCGCACTCGACCAACGGCGGCAAGCCCATCCACCTCTTCCACTGGTTCGAGGATGGTGAGCTCCGTACGACGTTCGAGGGCCCCTCAGCGCGCGACGGCAATACCCCTGATGAACTGGTCCCTCTGCTGCGCGAAGTCGGCTTCCCTTTGACCTTCGAGGGAGAGCACGACGAGAGCGCTCCGGACGTCGACCGGAAAGCGGCGGTCCTCGCTCTGGCCGAGAGACTCACCGGCGTACGCGTCACCGAATCCCTCCTCCAGGACGCTACGTACGAGCTGGGGCTCGTCCCCGAACAGCCCGCCGAGGAGTGGACCAGCGTGGTCATCGACATCACCGATGCCCATGGGGAGCGCCTGTACAGGGAATGGGCCTACGAGGAGATCGCGACGGCGTCGGACCGAGCACGGGCGGAGGCAGACGGGCCGATGGTGATCACCTACAACAGGCCGTCGGCCATAAAAGGCCCTAGCACGGCTGCGGCGGACCGATGA
- a CDS encoding transposase — protein MGFRPRELRDLQLRVRAEQQTPEWKARYAVRSGVEGTVNEFAHAHGMRRCRHRGQGKAHIQHVLTAIAVNIERLSGLAPAEEAPTPRQPTAFQNYLDQREIPRLKSWRTLGS, from the coding sequence GTGGGCTTTCGCCCGCGCGAGCTCCGTGACCTGCAACTCCGCGTCCGCGCTGAGCAACAGACGCCTGAGTGGAAGGCCCGCTATGCGGTCCGCTCCGGAGTGGAGGGCACGGTCAATGAGTTCGCCCACGCACACGGTATGCGCCGCTGCCGCCACCGGGGACAGGGAAAGGCCCACATCCAGCACGTCCTGACGGCCATCGCCGTCAACATCGAGCGCCTCAGCGGACTGGCACCGGCCGAGGAAGCTCCCACGCCCCGCCAGCCGACTGCCTTCCAGAACTACCTCGACCAACGCGAGATCCCTCGTCTGAAGTCCTGGCGCACCCTGGGTAGTTGA
- a CDS encoding TetR/AcrR family transcriptional regulator — protein sequence MSDRKEMVRRSGRLKTGIQMPPGLGAAPEPRADAQRNRCALIVATREAIAARGLEVSALDIAKAAGLGVGTLYRRFGTKEALLGFVVLSFYDELCVLARECMEREDPWDGLVEFVMQLAGAHRDNIGLAEVTAACDEPPTPELAERTAAVQEAVIQLTERVRATGVLREDVTWQDIMICSRASLDTDHCLGVDAGPDGWRRVITLLLDGMRAPARTPLEGSGPQVRL from the coding sequence GTGAGCGATCGCAAGGAGATGGTCCGCCGATCCGGCCGGCTGAAAACCGGGATTCAGATGCCGCCCGGTCTTGGCGCCGCGCCTGAGCCTCGGGCGGATGCGCAGCGTAACCGGTGTGCTCTGATCGTCGCGACGCGAGAAGCGATTGCCGCTCGTGGGCTCGAGGTCTCGGCTCTGGACATTGCGAAGGCGGCCGGCCTGGGCGTGGGCACTCTGTATCGGCGCTTCGGCACCAAAGAGGCACTGCTGGGCTTCGTGGTGCTCAGCTTCTACGACGAGCTGTGCGTCCTCGCGCGGGAATGCATGGAGCGCGAGGACCCGTGGGACGGGCTGGTGGAGTTCGTGATGCAGCTCGCAGGGGCGCACCGCGACAACATCGGCCTCGCCGAGGTCACCGCGGCGTGTGACGAGCCGCCTACGCCCGAGCTCGCGGAGCGGACCGCCGCGGTGCAGGAAGCCGTTATCCAGCTGACCGAACGGGTGCGTGCGACAGGCGTCCTGCGCGAGGACGTGACCTGGCAGGACATCATGATCTGTTCACGCGCCTCACTGGACACCGATCACTGCCTCGGCGTCGACGCCGGTCCCGACGGATGGCGCCGGGTCATCACACTCCTGCTGGACGGGATGCGCGCCCCCGCACGAACTCCGCTTGAAGGGTCAGGGCCCCAAGTCCGCCTCTGA
- a CDS encoding MFS transporter, translating to MAAPSPHPNPRRWAALAFISIAQLMVFLDSAIMNIALPSAQQALHFSDGGRQWVITAYGLAFGGLLILGGRLGDLLGRKRAFTIGLIGFALASALGGAAGNLGTLLIARAGQGVFGALLAPAALALISLTFTDARERAKAFGIYGAIATAGGVLGLLLGGLLTEYLNWRWSMLVNIPIAVVGIIGAITVVQDIPTEGKRVRIDIPGAILATLGLVALVFGFSEAESRGWSSGLTITLLVAAVVLILAFLIAEKKITSPLLPLHVLTERNRAGAYLSVGLAVMSMFGMFLFLSYYLQLVKGYSPVLTGVAFVPLGAAQAFGSMVIGTRLSGRLRPGLLMGAGYLVSAIGVLLLVLLQADSSYGLLAVAEIITGLGIGTAFMPAMSLGTHGVEPQDAGVASAMVGTAQQVGGSVGTALLNTIAASSTTAYLATREHGRAVTDAALVHGFGTAYWWAFGFLLLAALISLVAVNAPRPDHSTASAGATAADKPVPVH from the coding sequence ATGGCTGCACCATCCCCACATCCGAATCCGCGCCGTTGGGCCGCGCTTGCGTTCATCTCCATCGCTCAGCTGATGGTGTTCCTGGACAGCGCGATCATGAACATCGCCCTGCCTTCAGCCCAGCAGGCTCTGCACTTCTCTGACGGCGGACGCCAGTGGGTCATCACCGCTTACGGGCTGGCGTTCGGCGGCTTGCTGATCCTGGGCGGGCGCCTGGGCGACCTGCTCGGCCGCAAGCGTGCCTTCACCATCGGCCTGATCGGCTTCGCGCTGGCTTCCGCGCTCGGAGGAGCCGCGGGCAATCTCGGCACCCTGCTGATCGCCCGCGCCGGCCAGGGAGTCTTCGGCGCGCTCCTGGCCCCGGCGGCCCTCGCCCTGATCTCGCTGACCTTCACCGACGCCAGAGAACGGGCCAAGGCCTTCGGTATCTATGGCGCCATCGCGACCGCCGGCGGCGTCCTGGGCCTGCTGCTGGGCGGGTTGCTCACCGAGTACCTGAACTGGCGCTGGTCGATGCTCGTCAACATCCCCATCGCCGTCGTCGGCATCATCGGAGCGATCACCGTCGTGCAGGACATCCCCACCGAGGGCAAGCGCGTCCGCATCGACATACCCGGCGCGATCCTGGCCACCCTCGGGCTGGTGGCTCTGGTCTTCGGCTTCTCCGAGGCCGAAAGCCGCGGCTGGTCCTCCGGTCTCACCATCACCCTGCTCGTCGCAGCCGTAGTGCTGATCCTGGCCTTCCTGATCGCGGAGAAGAAGATCACGTCACCGCTGCTCCCGCTGCACGTCCTCACCGAACGCAACCGGGCCGGCGCCTACCTCTCGGTGGGCCTCGCGGTGATGAGCATGTTCGGCATGTTCCTGTTCCTCAGCTACTACCTGCAGCTGGTCAAGGGCTACTCCCCGGTCCTGACCGGCGTCGCGTTCGTGCCGCTGGGTGCCGCACAGGCTTTCGGTTCCATGGTCATCGGTACCCGGCTGTCCGGCAGACTGCGTCCCGGGTTGCTGATGGGCGCCGGCTACCTCGTCAGTGCCATCGGCGTCCTCCTGCTCGTCCTGCTGCAGGCCGACAGCTCTTACGGGCTGCTGGCCGTCGCTGAGATCATCACCGGCCTCGGCATCGGTACCGCCTTCATGCCCGCCATGAGCCTGGGCACCCACGGCGTCGAGCCTCAGGATGCCGGTGTCGCATCCGCCATGGTCGGCACCGCCCAACAAGTTGGCGGCTCGGTCGGCACCGCCCTGCTCAACACCATCGCCGCCAGCTCCACCACCGCCTACCTCGCCACCCGGGAGCACGGCCGGGCGGTGACCGATGCTGCACTGGTCCACGGATTCGGCACGGCTTACTGGTGGGCGTTCGGCTTCCTGCTCCTGGCGGCGCTGATCTCCCTCGTCGCGGTCAACGCTCCGCGTCCAGACCACAGCACCGCTTCTGCCGGCGCGACGGCCGCGGATAAGCCGGTCCCGGTGCACTGA
- a CDS encoding MBL fold metallo-hydrolase produces the protein MLTRVRITNYTHSCVRLEHDGGGTLVIDPGVWSEPEALAGADAVLVTHEHDDHVDLLRLKGLGVPVYAPKSARIPGLDFTGVVPGEEFTAASFRVTAQGGRHARIYGDLPDCANLGYLVEDRVYHPGDSLCRPDRPVETLLVPLQGSWMKTDEAIDFVRAVQPERAYGIHDGQVNERGLGSLNGWLADECGDCYRWLPPGSSAR, from the coding sequence ATGCTCACGCGGGTGCGGATTACCAATTACACCCATTCCTGCGTCCGGTTGGAGCACGACGGCGGTGGCACGCTGGTCATCGATCCCGGCGTCTGGAGCGAGCCTGAGGCACTCGCCGGCGCGGACGCGGTCCTGGTGACCCATGAGCACGACGATCACGTCGACCTGTTGCGGCTGAAGGGGCTGGGCGTGCCCGTCTACGCCCCCAAGTCGGCGCGGATCCCGGGCCTGGACTTCACCGGCGTCGTCCCCGGCGAGGAGTTCACCGCAGCAAGCTTCCGAGTGACCGCCCAGGGCGGGCGGCACGCGCGCATCTACGGCGACCTCCCGGACTGCGCCAACCTCGGCTACCTCGTCGAGGACCGCGTCTACCACCCCGGGGACTCCCTGTGCCGTCCCGACCGACCGGTGGAGACCCTGCTGGTCCCCCTGCAGGGGTCATGGATGAAGACGGACGAGGCCATCGACTTCGTCCGCGCCGTCCAGCCGGAACGGGCCTACGGCATCCACGACGGACAGGTCAACGAGCGGGGCCTGGGCAGCCTCAACGGCTGGCTCGCCGACGAGTGCGGCGACTGCTACCGCTGGCTCCCGCCGGGCTCGTCCGCACGATGA
- a CDS encoding PIN domain-containing protein, with translation MHIVLDDTAMAAAGQGNVLASRLIHRAHAEPDWFLYAPACALVEADRSRPGTAEHLASLPGVTVLDLDLGAALALARQETWAAAHSQYAAQPTPDRPDGAIIATTDPHRWTGEPVRVLDLTP, from the coding sequence ATGCACATCGTCCTGGACGACACCGCGATGGCCGCGGCCGGCCAGGGCAACGTCCTTGCATCCCGTCTGATCCACCGGGCCCACGCAGAACCGGACTGGTTCCTCTACGCCCCGGCCTGCGCACTGGTGGAAGCCGACCGATCCCGCCCCGGCACAGCCGAACACCTGGCCTCCCTTCCCGGCGTCACCGTTCTGGACCTGGACCTTGGCGCCGCCCTGGCACTGGCGCGGCAGGAGACGTGGGCCGCCGCGCACAGCCAGTACGCGGCACAGCCCACCCCGGACCGACCCGACGGCGCGATCATCGCCACAACAGACCCACACCGGTGGACAGGTGAACCGGTACGAGTCTTGGATCTCACTCCCTGA
- a CDS encoding DUF6518 family protein — MLTSPPTSRTQKLAPALGAPASGLAAGLVLGVLTNLAQGWLPGAFNHIPNSGAVWSAAAFAAGAILTHRATVVIAAVTGLLTELGLVIGYYGYAAFGRGGMGSLTMPLVWAAVACVVGPLFGVAGLWSRNGQGGVRRIAGTAALAGVFGGEGVSFARGSHHSTEATACIVVVLLVSLLLPRTLKDRALALSAAVALSLLSFVVVGAAWTVVVGAPTIGTVPGLTDAKLQAAVAGMVPAGLEVTRRGGQDGESAYVVVTDSEGASRIDVTVQAGMSFMKKELFNDSAALPDGTLVKTSRHADGTDGLVTWTADTLREDGLRVVVTAYNSAGLTVPVTRDMPALSMQQLTAMATDEEWKSLP; from the coding sequence ATGCTGACGTCGCCGCCGACTTCTCGCACGCAGAAGCTCGCTCCGGCCCTTGGCGCACCCGCGAGTGGGCTCGCCGCAGGACTCGTCCTCGGCGTGCTCACCAACCTGGCCCAGGGCTGGCTCCCCGGTGCCTTCAACCACATACCGAACTCGGGGGCGGTCTGGTCCGCCGCCGCCTTTGCCGCCGGTGCGATCCTCACCCACCGGGCCACCGTCGTGATCGCCGCCGTAACCGGGCTTCTCACCGAACTCGGTCTGGTCATCGGCTACTACGGCTACGCCGCTTTCGGGAGAGGCGGCATGGGCTCCCTCACCATGCCGCTCGTCTGGGCGGCCGTGGCCTGCGTCGTCGGCCCTCTCTTCGGTGTCGCGGGTCTCTGGTCACGCAACGGCCAGGGCGGCGTCCGACGCATCGCCGGGACCGCCGCCCTCGCCGGGGTCTTCGGCGGGGAGGGCGTCTCCTTCGCGCGGGGGTCGCATCACTCGACCGAGGCGACAGCCTGCATCGTCGTGGTTCTGCTCGTCTCGCTCCTGCTGCCCCGCACTCTCAAAGATCGCGCCCTGGCTTTGTCGGCCGCCGTCGCGCTGTCCCTGCTGTCCTTCGTTGTCGTCGGTGCGGCCTGGACCGTCGTCGTCGGCGCGCCGACGATCGGCACCGTGCCGGGCCTGACCGACGCCAAACTCCAGGCAGCGGTGGCCGGGATGGTGCCGGCGGGCCTCGAAGTGACCAGGCGCGGTGGCCAAGACGGAGAGAGCGCGTATGTCGTGGTCACGGACAGCGAGGGCGCCTCGCGCATCGACGTGACGGTGCAGGCGGGTATGTCCTTCATGAAGAAGGAACTGTTCAACGATTCCGCAGCTCTGCCGGACGGCACACTGGTCAAGACCTCACGGCACGCGGACGGGACGGACGGGCTGGTCACCTGGACGGCCGACACCTTGCGGGAGGACGGCCTGCGAGTCGTCGTCACGGCATACAACTCCGCCGGCCTCACCGTGCCCGTCACCCGCGACATGCCCGCGCTGTCCATGCAGCAGCTCACCGCAATGGCCACCGACGAAGAGTGGAAGTCCCTTCCGTAG
- a CDS encoding quinone oxidoreductase family protein, translating to MKAVGVFRYGEPEVLEVVELPVPEVGPGQIRVRVRAAAVNPADVLLRMRYTDRMLAGRLTPPYRPGMDAAGVVDAIGPETVTSLRIGDRVMAMVVPIDPSGGAYAECIVLDARQVVRAPAGSTHAEAATLPMNGLTARRALDVLGLAPGDWIAVTGAAGAMGGYTVQLAKAEGLRVVADSAPADQELVHALGADLVVERGRGVGRRIRDAVPGGVNAVVDAAIMGPEVLPALRAAGQIALVRSADEPGVTPLGEHGNVIVQNIYVPEYRYANDKLDALRALAEEGRISLRIAEEIPASRAAEAHRRFEAGGVRGRFILTF from the coding sequence ATGAAGGCTGTAGGAGTCTTTCGCTACGGCGAGCCCGAAGTGCTCGAGGTCGTCGAACTTCCCGTCCCGGAGGTGGGACCGGGGCAAATCCGGGTGCGCGTGCGCGCAGCAGCAGTGAACCCCGCGGACGTGCTGCTGCGCATGAGGTACACAGACCGGATGCTTGCAGGTCGCCTGACCCCGCCGTACCGGCCCGGTATGGACGCCGCGGGCGTGGTCGACGCCATAGGTCCGGAAACGGTCACCTCTCTGCGGATAGGCGATCGCGTGATGGCCATGGTTGTCCCCATCGACCCATCAGGGGGCGCCTACGCGGAATGCATCGTCCTGGACGCCAGACAAGTCGTCAGAGCGCCAGCCGGATCCACGCACGCCGAGGCGGCCACGCTTCCGATGAACGGACTCACCGCACGCCGCGCCCTCGACGTCCTCGGCCTGGCCCCAGGCGACTGGATAGCGGTGACCGGTGCCGCGGGCGCCATGGGCGGATACACCGTCCAACTGGCCAAAGCCGAAGGCCTGCGCGTCGTGGCGGACTCAGCTCCCGCCGACCAGGAACTCGTACATGCGCTGGGCGCTGACCTGGTCGTCGAGCGAGGGCGGGGGGTCGGCCGGCGCATCCGTGACGCTGTTCCAGGCGGTGTGAACGCCGTCGTGGACGCCGCAATCATGGGCCCCGAAGTACTTCCCGCTCTCCGGGCCGCAGGACAGATCGCCCTGGTACGCAGCGCAGACGAGCCCGGAGTCACTCCCCTCGGCGAACATGGGAACGTGATCGTCCAGAACATATACGTACCGGAGTACCGCTACGCCAACGACAAACTCGACGCCCTGCGCGCACTCGCGGAAGAAGGGCGGATCTCACTGCGGATTGCAGAGGAGATCCCGGCAAGCCGGGCAGCAGAGGCGCACCGTCGGTTCGAAGCGGGCGGGGTGCGAGGCAGGTTCATTTTGACCTTCTGA